The nucleotide window CTATGTGGATCTCAGAATCATGCTTTTTGTCATGTTGGTAATCAAGATATACTCTTGAAAGAATATCCAGAATTAAAGAATTGCAAGAGACATGTTCAAGTTCCAGCAGGGGAAGGCTTTCCTCTGTGGCATTTTTATGATGGTATAGTTGACATTGATAATCTTAAAAGTGGTTTGAATAATGGGTTTGAGGTGAATTATAGTGTGAAAGAGGAATGTGCAAAGTGTTTGGGAAGTGAAGAAGGAGATTGTAAATGGAAGTCCAATAGGGATATTGAGAAACATGTTAACTCCTCTTGCTATTATGATAATTGTTCAGATGGATCTATTCATTTTTCCACACAACAATGTTCTAATCACAGTATGTTTTCTATCTCTTTATCTCATAACAAATAAAGTAGGTTTTTGCGGTAATCGTAACGGTCGTGTTGCAATGTTTAATATTGTAGAGAATTATAATCAAATGTGACTGATATGGTCTCATTGACATACCCGAACGAAAGAATGCGACTGATATAGCCTCATCGACAGTTAGATTGTGCATGAGCCTTTATTTAAAATCCTTCTTAAGAATTTGTAGTTTTgagtttctatttctatttttggCTTTCCTAATTTGGtgccaattttttttcccaattCCTCCTGCAACTCCTATGCACCTTAGCTATTAGTTCTGACATTGTTTGCTTTCAACTCCTATGCAACTTCCTATTCAGGATAAAGCTAAATTTTCTTTAGgactttgttatttttttactcCTTCCGTCCCTCAATACTTGACCTATTTGACCATTTCAtacagattaagaaaagtgtaaaaacgaaagaaagataatgatatttttactgaATTGCCCTTatcattattttgaaactttttcacttttaagtaatgattattttctttgttctaCTACAAACTTTAATATGGGGgccacaaaaaatatttataagggATAAATCCGTCAAATTCTGCTTAGAAATCTGAGAAGATCAAGTATTgtggaacaaatatttttttcaaataggtCAAGTATTGAGGGgaggaagtattttttttagaaaagttatttttagtTAGTATACTATATAATTGTTTTGGTAAAAGTTTAGGacataaattaatcaaatatctcacttgataaaattaaaatacatttaattagagtttagttgattgaaaatttgaGCATTTGTTGTGTGGAGCAGAGCAATGAATATGTTTAAGCTTATCCACCACAAATACATTAAATTAGGATTATAATGTTAGTCATAGGTTAATATTTGCACAGACtcaatcaaaggaaaaaaaagaaaggaatggAATCTGGGTATGTGATTTTTCCATGAATTTATTTGACTCATTCAGCTCATTTGGCAGCAACTACAtcttaagggtattttggtaatttcatTCGTCAAAGTAGTTGTTGTATATTGCATTTTGTATGCATGTGCAAGCAAGTCattattttccttctttttggTCCAACACGTCTTTCACAATCATGGACTTCATTTTCTGCTTTCTCATAATTTCCATGGAATATACTTTATCAAATTAAAGTCATCCACTCATTTTCTCCTTTGAAAAGACTAATAAATTTCAATTCATAAATCTTAGTATTTACTATGTTCACATAAATTCTAGTCATAACCGTGTGAGATTTATATTCAAATGAAGCATAGTCAAATATACAATCCCATTCAAATATAACCACATTATATGtgaaaatttactattttgtcACTTCACTTTTACTTTTATCACTTTTACTTttataattgtattttaaaatatgatatgacaTAGAATTAAAGTTTCAATTTGATGTCAATTTAAAACTTATTTACACTGACATTATATGTTcacttaaactttttttttgtctattttatcattgtttatatttttttaatttatttttttaaatatcgtTTTCCTTTCCTACCATATGAATGCAAGAGTAGCATTCCTTTATTATATAATAAGTACAAAATATATAGAACATGCAAACTTCTATCGCAAGTTACTACACCTATTTTCCATTGTGGACATTTTGACTTGTATTATGGATACTCCACCTACAAGTCACAACAACACCCTTGACAATttcacaaaaaatcaaatttctagTTCAAGAAAACAAATTTTGGGAGTTGGcctaattattttttccatttgtttTCTGTATGTTCGCTCGACATGGTAATATTATTCGAGACATTATTAGATACTAAATGTGAACATTAATCAAATCATGTGAGTCGAACATTGATTATCTTGTCATTGAACCGTTATTATTAGTAACAAGGATCAAATCCTAAACCTTCTTCGTAATATGTCATTGAGGTAATAGTAGTGTATTTTTCTACACCAATCATTAATCCCATTATTGAATAGTGAATAATACcaaattttgatgaaaatatttcCACAATACATACCAACCTACTTACCTACCACTTTGAAATTTCCTCTAAATGTTTCTCTCAATCCCTATTCAAACTCTCTTCTCCTCTTTTCTCTTCTTGAACACCTTTCAAAACATGAAACACCAAATGAGATTCCTTCAAGTCTCATTCCATAACAATAAACATCAACTAAACATTATCACCATCATCTTATTCTTAGTTACCACTGTCCAATCTATTAATCCAAAATTTGAGGCATGCACACCTCAAACCTGTGGAAAAGGTCCTTCCATAAAGTATCCTTTCTGGATTCCTTTTCAACAAGACTCATTTTGTGGCTATCCACAATTTGAGATCACTTGCATGAACAACAATCCAATTCTCAAAACCTCAAATTATGACCTATTAGTAAAAAACATCTCGTACTCAAATTCGTCTTTTATTGCATCCAACTTAGATGTCTATGAAGAAAACTGTCCTGCTCCTATGTATAATTACAGCCTTGATCAAACTCCATTTACATATAGTTTTGAAAATTCCAACCTCTCTTTCTTCTATAACTGTACAACAGAACCTATAGATTACCCTACTTATGAAATAGAATGTGCAACAAATGCTACACATTATTCTTTTGCTGTTTTTCATAAGGAAGCACTTGAGCACAAAAACTATTCCTTGAATGAATGTCAGTTTATGGTTAATGCTCCATTGGTTTTGAACACTAATGTTAATTTCACTAgcttgttgaaaatgaattatatCGACGTTTTGAAAATGGGGTCGGTTTTGAATTGGACTGCACCTGATTGTCAGCATTGTGAGAAAAGTGGTGGAAGATGTGGATTTGATAATTACAAGTTCATATGTTTCTGCAAGGATAAGTCCTACCAAAAAGTTTGTGGTGATGATGGTAACATAACACTTTTGGAAATATTTTGATCGTAGTTTCTATTTTCTACTATGCCATTTCAGAATATGCTAACCAAATAagtattttcttttgaattttctGACACACCTTAAAGTATCTCTGTAGATAAGTTGATTATGAATTCAGTATTGCAGTGTTTAACATTAACATAATGTTCATCCATGCCAATAGACACGAGTTATTTCTATTTGTAAGTTTTTGTAGACTATGTAATTAATTGTTGCAATCATCAAGtgtctccataaaaaaatactaGTAAATTAGTGGTAATTCGATATCTTCGGCATAAAATCGTTTGGTGCCCTCAACTCACTAACCGAGCTGTATGCATAGGCTGATACAATGacgatttatttttaaattggatATTTCTAGTGAGTATATAGTGTTTTTTGGCCAAAATGTCATGTAATTTTTGGTGCATTAAGCCATTTGCTATATCTGATATTGCTTAGTTTATCTGCCAAGCCTTTGGTGAAAGTGCATAAATGTACATGTTTATGCCATTTATACACTAGTAGAATACTCTCCTTGAATTAGAACAATGCTAACtcgactttttttttatgactaaTTGTTGCAGACCCATGGAACTGGAAGAGGAAACTCGGCATTGGTAATAAATCGAAGCTTTCCTTgataatttttatcattttttcgtgtaaatatatacttcattATAATAATTTACTGATTTAAATTTCCTATACTTTTTGCTAGGCCTTGCTTCTGGTGTGTTAGGAGCAGCACTTGCCGTGATCACTGGCTTATATTTCTATAAGCGCCGAAAGAATGCAAGTTATGCAAAGTCGTATGTACAGTCTCACAGCTTCTCTTCTGATCCATCTTCGAGGGATATTGAGAGGGGAAGTCAGCACTTTGGAGGAAGCCAAAACTTTGGAGTGCAAGCTTTTACTTATAGTGAGCTTCAAGAAGCCACAAACAACTTTGATCCGTCTAAAGAACTCGGAGAAGGGGGCTTTGGGACAGTGTATTTTGGTAATATTTAACAGCTTTTCTTAGTGGAAATGGATTCTTTGTAGTTAGCAGTCACTGTAGTCAAGTTATCTTAGCCATTACCGAGATTGAACGGTCGGGATTCCTTATTTTTAATCCACCAAACTGAATATGTCTGCCGTTCAATCTATATCGAATGACTTATAGATAAACTGACAACAGTGACTGTAGGAAATTCCAAGTGCACGGTATTTGGTCCATTTTGTTTATTGTACCTATTGAATTTTTGTACTTTCGGTGATTCTAACAAAGGTTTCGGGCATGTGTTTTCTGTTGTGTAGGAAAACTGCATGATGGGCGCAGTGTTGCTGTAAAGAGGTTATACGAGAACAACTACAGAAGAGTTGAGCAATTCATGAATGAAGTTAGGATCCTAGCTAGATTAGTCCATCCAAATCTTGTGTCACTATACGGATGCACTTCACGCCATAGTCGCGAACTTCTGCTTGTGTACGAGTACGTCTCTAATGGAACTGTCGCGGACCATCTTCACGGTAAAAAAGCAAAACATGGAAAACTCTCTTGGCATGTTAGAATGAATATTGCTGTGGAGACAGCAAGTGCATTGAAGTATCTTCATGTTTCTGACATCATTCACCGAGATATCAAAACCAATAATATTCTTCTTGACGCTCATTTTCGTGTAAAAGTAGCCGATTTTGGACTGTCACGCCTTTTTCCAAATGATCAAACTCATGTTTCAACAGCTCCACAAGGGACTCCGGGGTATGTGGATCCTGAGTACCACGAGTGCTATCAACTTACCGATAGAAGTGATGTCTATAGCTTTGGAGTTGTGATGATCGAGTTGATATCCTCTTTGCCTGCTGTCGATATAACAAGGCATAGACATGAAATCAATTTATCCAACATGGCTATCAACCGAATTCAAAATCGAACATTGCATGAAATCGTGGATCCAACCCTCGGTTTTGAATCAGATCCCAAGGTAAAGAAAATGATACATGCTATGGCTGAGTTAGCATTTCAATGCTTGCAAAGCTCAAAAGATATGCGACCTAGTATGGACGAAGTGTTGGAAACTTTAAAGGATATTCAAAGTGATGGTAAGCATAAAAGCCAACCTGAGGTAATTGACATTTCAAAATCAGCTGATGAAGCTGTTTTGCTGAATCATGATCCACCTCCACTATCACCTGATTCAAATATTTTGAGCAATTATACAACACCAAATGCTAGTGGTTAAGAGAATGAATTTGGTTTGAAACTATATCCATCATAGTTTTCAACATTTTATCCATACATTCTTTATCAAATTGGCACAATGTAGCAGCCAgataacttttgaaattgaGATGTATATATAGATGATATAAAGTTGCCTTGGTTATGAAACTTCATCTTTTGATGATTTTAGTTAGATATtattaatatgtattttttgtaCTAAAATTACAAGTTTAGTTAAGatgaattattttctttcttctttccaaCCATCTTACCAAACCAAACCTCTGATCTCAACAACTAGAACTTGCCtagtaaattttttttcttttccctttaaTAACATTAGttcaattaaaaatgataatagaaaaataaacttGCATTATATAGTAAACATGTTATATCTAGTCATAGATTACTAAACATATTGAAACTTCAATATAAACTTGGGTAAAACAGGAGTCTTTTGATACTTTAGAAGAAaaagtagtattttttttatagaaattaaaaccatacaaattaaattatttttacatattcATTCACTTTATAGAGGACCAAAACATATTTAGTAGATATTAAAGAGATGACTATTTTCagttgtttcatattttcatgTAATGAAATAAGGTCAGATTTTGTCGGTGATCAATGATATTTAACTGTAATTTTCTTTatcttaaaaatgaaaaactaaatTAAGAGTTTTCTTCATAAGCAAGAGTTTTTTTTTCGGTAAAAagagcataaaaaaaaataatacttgttggattcttaaaaaaaaaaaaaaaaaaaggcttcaAAAGGCCGAAGCTTAGATgaagtaactttttttaaaggttaCTTTCTCACACCCCCACCCTAACCCTACATTCTTAAAAGTCTTCCAATTTCACCGTTTTACCTTTTCTGAATTCCAGCTTTTGGACAAGATTTGTATGGACTTGTAAAATATTGAGGAAACTGCTCTTTACCTAAATGAATTTGCTTATTCCTAAAATAAATGTCTAAAATATCCTTATGTGACTTAAGTTATGCTAGTGTTAAATTTGCGTGAATTAACTCACACTGCGCAAAAAAATACACTAAAACCCAGCGTGAGTTAACGCTGGTTTTGTTTCATCAATATTTAACTGACAGCTTTTATAGTGAAGAATTCATTTAACTATGCAAAAGCTGTAAAGTTATGGTTCTGATAAGTATTGCCACaagatttaaattaatataattatggTGTGATGTAAAGTTATGGTGTGAATATTAATATAATACGGTTCTGCCAACATTTTACTTTACTTTTCATCACACCATAATTTTCAGGATTTTTATACATTCGGATTCTACAATCCACATGCGAAAATGTTcactttaaaattttcaaagtgGATGTAAAATGTGTGCTTCAAAATTTCCAGGATTTTTACACATTCGGATTCTACAATCCAAATGTAAAAATGtttacttcaaaaaatttaatattttttagacaTTTGGATCCTATAAGACAGACAcatgttcattttaaaaataaaaaaaaacagaattttgATATATCTTAATTATACCGTTCgaaattgtaaaataatcaCATTAAATGTTTCAAGGTAAAATGTCCACTTTTTGGCACTTTGTACTCTATTTCTTCCTTTGCGGGTTAGTGTTCCTTGCGCTCCCCGtcattaataaaatttgttgtttcaaaaaaaaatgtaaaatatccacttcaaaatatttaaaaaatttgcatATTTGGATTCTACAATTCAAACAAATCCCATATGAGTGAGATGATTTGGAGATGGTCGAAATTAggagaaaaatatatttcaggGCTTTTAAGAACTTGAAGGGTAGCTTTTCTTGAAGTAATTGATatttatacatcttttttttttgacaatttttgtgattatttttttctttttttattggtcaaaaacaataaagattgaaaaataaaaagagagtaaaaacATGAGAGAAAGTTGTTTAAGAATTGTCTTAAAATGataatacaaatatcattcctccTTTTTGTGTGTCCAAAGAGGATATAAATCTacaacctttattttatatgatCTATACATTccagaaaattgctcttcttccataaaaaaaaaaaaaaaaaaaaaaaaaaaaactcactccCAACTTAATGGATAAATGTACACATGCGTGACTTTCAACGCTTAGTTAACTCATGCATGTTATAAATCTATACTGACTTAACTCATGCTGCGTGTTATTATAGAACAGCaacagataaaaaaaataaccctTGTGTTTCAAAACTTCCAAATACGAAATCtctcccccttttttttttacgattttcttcattcttgtGCCAATCAAGCTCAATATCTAccacaaaatcaagtaagtgtTGCTTATCATATTGCATTGccttttttcgttttttttttagtttaataaaaaaaaaacttatttatttgagaaattttatatttttcggTTTTTAGAAATCTAGTTTGCATGTTAGTTTTTAGGCTTGTTAGTGATGAATTAAGTTAGGAATTGTAGTTTAGATGTTGTTTAGAGTGCATTGTGGTAGTTTAGGGTTTAGAAATTGTTAGATTTTATGTTGATTGAAATTTGCACTCtaggtgtttgataaaatgtctcaatgaattttattttttttgttttttggatttttaatgaTGAAATTAGTTAGAAATTGGTAATTTGTTAATGTTGATCATAGTGAGATTGATTGCAATGTGGTAGCTTACAAATTGAAATGACACGGCCGAAATTTAACTATTGTTGTTGAATAGTTAGAAATGACACAATGTCcctatgaaaaaattaattgatttttttgctttttgaaatgttatgtagatatgtctcagaggCCTGACAAGATTAGATAGGGGAGGGAGTCTTTTACCGGTAAtgtgtaacgccccaattttatttaattattattagttaatttaaagtcttttttatatatatgattttatataattatgttgattatgtggtgtgttatattatattaaatgagttattttactatttaatagaataagtgggaatttagaataatgtgagaaatagaattaattggagtcttgtgggttttattttaattaatagaaattaagttgattatgtggtgtgttatattttattaaatgagttattttactatttaatagaataagtgggaatttagaataatgtgagaaatagaattaattggagtcttgggggttttattttaattaatagaaattaagtgggaggttatgttttactgaattattagaaaatagaaactGTCAGTCAGAGAaacagttttcacgtaaaacagagttttgggagaaaaaccaagagaagagccaagtggggagaatcagattctgtagagctttgttcatcgatctaaggtaagggtgagactaacattcagtaatcataatgtataaattctgaatttgtgatttaacatgttgttgttcttaggttggataattgggattaggttttgattattgattttttgaattgaaaagtgtagaaactatcgaaattgtgttaagaattgatgttcaggttgtagaataatcataggttaagtttcctatcaaatttggggtttgggtagatgaaaatttgagtttttgGCTGgctggtctgttcccgtagagtTGTCTGtcgcaactcgcctcgcgagctgcacttTGACAGCATCCCCTATTTCGcattcttgcgtctttttcacacgtttctggtttgaattggcctttggtgttaacatgaaagttgtagataattttgttagctttccaatgactcTGGTTTggcgtgaaaatgatttttggtttaggagttatgatgaaaatacttcaAGGagatcttagtgaaattttatgaaaattcactaaaaccgtttctaagttaatccaaaacttagggaataattccaaaccgtGTCTGaaattgatgcattttttaatGCCTCTGATTTTATAGTTATTTAAAACTTTCTAGCTTCATGAGCTTAATAATAACTTTGATGATTATTCTAGTCATTAGCCAAATTTAGTACTCCCTCCGacccaaattgtatgatgttttggctatttcacacgtattaagaaatataattaatattgtgtggggaatagaaattatgagttgttttacaaaattatcattaataaatggtatggaaaagataaatgaaataattgaaagaagagagagtaattaatagttaaggatataataggaaaaataacattaatatttcattggtattgtaaagcgacatataatttaggacaaatttttttccaaagcgacatacaatttaggacggagggagtataatgttttttttgttctttcaattatttcattttgataatattttcCTATTATTCCCTATAATTTAACCGGCCAATTTAAAGCTGACATGATCAACTTTAGTTTGAGCACCAAAGCTTGAAACAATTTACCAAATTAAGCTCTCATGTCATCATGCAATTTGACCAATAAACATGAATCTTGAACCATGCCAACATGAATACCAAATTGGAAAttgatactaaaaaaaattcaattcaagcaAAGAATCTAATGGTCAAACCATGAGCAATTGACAATTAACTCAAGTTAAATATTTCAGTACCTCTTCAATTTCCTTTAATTATGgacatatttattatataaaaattgtgTCATGATTTTCTGACATTAGCAAATCCTTTAATTCTGAACaaaaattgtgtcacgattttaAAAATCATGACAAGGTTATGAACTCGTGTTGTGATTCTGAAAATCGTGATTTGATTTTGTCAGAACTATTTAGTTTCATGATTTCTTCACTTCTATGCTATTTAAAAACACTCGAgactcaacaaaaacaacaaattaagtGCTAAAAAACATGTAATGACAACAAGTCATCAATCATCAAAACAAAGAATAACTTTATATTTTCGACGTGAATGTCCAGAAACCCTTGTACTTATCTCTTAAGTGACGACATGTTACTTATCTTCTAagttaaacatgtttttattAATCTCTCGAGTATCTAACTCTTAAGTCATATCATTGTagttctatataaatagagatcacATGTAACATAATTGTATATCacatgaaaataatataatcatctctcttctttctccttCTCTACTCTTGTTCTTATTCTAATAGTTtcacaacaattttattttaaaaattaagttagatttattatattttatcattatcCGCACAATCATCATGGAATATTCCATAATATAATACAAACAATGATTAAATATATGACAGTCAAATATAGGGTACAACCGCAGTATAAACCATGGGTCCCCAAGTACGTTTGATGAAGTGATATACGAATACAATATTGTTTTATAGGTAAACATTCCTGCCTGTTTTTAACACACATTCGATGTGGGACTACATTAATGGTATACTAACGCCTGAAGAGAaaatcaaattctcaaatatACAATATTGTTTTATAGGTATACGTTTTCAAATCTGGAGTGGTGGTGCTTCATGGATTAGCAGAGTCTTTGTTTTGTCTCTGGTGTGTTACTCTACTAATATATCAGCAATTAGCAGTATATATACTATAACATTGCTAGTTCTGTAAGGGAGTTAATTTTGCCTATTTATTAGATTTTTCATGTGTGCATATATGTGTGGGGATTTTTCTGCAATGTGCTTTCAAATGCGGATTGTTCATACTTTTTCTTACTCTAATCGTTGTACATTACTTGGTTTAGAGTTATTAATATATTTggtctttgaaaaaaattagagaagaaTATCCATAATACACATTGGTCTAAACTCAAAATTTTAGAACTTGCAAGATTGTGGCCTTTACTCgaatattttcttctttgattttgttAAGGACGGTGGGCTGAATATTGCGTCTTACAGACATAAAAAGAGGATTGATGTTCAATTTCCTATCAGACAACTTGTTCTAAATATCCAAAATTGAACAAGTTCAAAGGTCTAAACAATGTCATAATGTGCTGAATATAACTACATTCAGTCTAGGTTATCATATATCATCACACAACTGAAAAAGGATGACAACCCTTAGTTCATGTACAAAAGCATCAAACCATAGAGTACTCTTACCAACACTGGGATTACTACCAACTAAAGTCGATAAGCCTTCAAATCCACATCCTACATAAACAACGTTAACCTTAATTCATGTTCTAAATCCACTaccaaaagataaaacaaattaTGCTTAAAACAAAACTTGCCATAGCTCTAATCTATTAACATGCATGTTCATTTTGGAATAATTTTAAAGAAGTTAGTTACTAAGGAAACTAGTTCACTTGCATGTGCATTAATTATACATTGTTATGTTCTAATTTAGTCAAACaagtatttgtttatttttttaaggaatgatcTTGGAGCAAAATCGTTAAGGAGGGAATCAATGAATGAAGTATAGAAAATTGtaaattgttcaaaaattgGTTAAAATGAGAAGAGGTGTATTTGTCTCTAATACTTACAGAGAAGGAAGAGGCATGTGTGTATACCATTCTGGAGTTCAGCAGTCCCAAATCGAAACTATGTAAATTATAGACACAAAACTTTACCTATAAAAGATTAGAATAGTGCTTTTGGGGACTCAAGTTTTATAATGTAGTTGTTCCCTATATATAAATGTATAAGATTGAGTAATGTTGATATAACTATTCATTGTTCAGGGTGATTCTGTTTGAGGTTACAAGTGATGcattttttagtgttttaattTCATTGTCACTTGAAACTTCCAATGATATTTCCATTTGTATAATGACTGgtatatatttctctctttttaggAAGAGTGTTATGGACACTCTCTAACACACTCTTTTAGAGTAAAATCTATGTGATATttacactttgaaaatggatCCCACATAAAGTGGCAAGATTCACATAAGTTTCATCTAATAAGAAAGTAAATGTTTgagagaatattaaaaaaaaaatgtttttcaagcatttttttttggagatatATAGGGCCTATGAACAACATACTCCTCTTGTTCTATCTATAAGAGATATTTGCGTCAATAAAAGTAACTACATATACTGATTCAAATATTAGTTAAAATTCTAATattaaacgatatttattagtatatcAAATGCAACATTGCTACGAGgaatatgtgaacaaactcatatcgctaaaaattgattgaaagtttttagtacattaatttattttatgaaaagttCTAAATTGAGaattaaaataaagggttaattgttcaaattgactctATAATATACGCAAAATTTGCAAAAtgatcttataaaaataaaaacatatattctagccTATAATTTGTTAAGCTTATAATCACTTTCGGAATCCAGTACCAAAGGATAAACAACTAATGCttaaattatatatacaaaACCATGCATAGAGACATATTGGGGTTAATAAGAAAAATTGACCTAGATATTCATGTCTGAAATTTTATAGTAGTTTGATACTTATTTATGTAGATTATTAATCAATGTACTTGAGACCATGACGATTAAGGTCTTATGCACTTTTGTTGAACATTGTTGTTGAACTCGCAGTTAAGGTCAAGTAAAATGACAATTCCATTGTATCAAAGTTTTTGCTCTCAAATTATCACTAACAGTAGTATTAAAACTTTACATCAAACATATGTAAAACGTAGAAATTGAGTGGTTCAAAATAACTTACGTACTCTGGTCGGAATCATCATCCATAGAAGTGGTGGTTTCTCCAATCCCACTAGGTCTTTGATCTTTACTGAATGCAAGTCCGAAACTGCTTGTTCAGAACAATCAATGTACTTCTGTTAAAGATTCAACAAAAACCAATGAATGAAGCATAGAAAAttctaaattattcaaatttgtcTAGTATGAGTGAAGGGAACCAAACAATTTAGAATTTTGTCAAGTCCTAAACTGCCAATTATAAACTTACAATTTAGATGATGCTTTAATTAGTTTTAACACTAAAACCTCACATATGATATTTTAAATATGCGAAAGTAATATAAGATGTGagatttttgataattttattatttcttcattttgttttagaaaataatttttattcatcCTCACCATTGCTCAGTCattcttctttaattttttttttgt belongs to Medicago truncatula cultivar Jemalong A17 chromosome 6, MtrunA17r5.0-ANR, whole genome shotgun sequence and includes:
- the LOC25496819 gene encoding LEAF RUST 10 DISEASE-RESISTANCEUS RECEPTOR-LIKE PROTEIN KINASE-like 1.4 isoform X2 — encoded protein: MENHITILINITHISFFLVIIIIATFFPLQSHSQPPSFNDYSTCKDIKNSYSCGSIISNISYPFWGENRPFHCGAGNPYHLYCHNNKDTTILLYSQKFTVLDINIEKHTMKLKRTDLDQNLCSPQYNDTYLFPPLFQYPSTVNNITIFYNCTPSQSKDKISLCGSQNHAFCHVGNQDILLKEYPELKNCKRHVQVPAGEGFPLWHFYDGIVDIDNLKSGLNNGFEVNYSVKEECAKCLGSEEGDCKWKSNRDIEKHVNSSCYYDNCSDGSIHFSTQQCSNHNPWNWKRKLGIGLASGVLGAALAVITGLYFYKRRKNASYAKSYVQSHSFSSDPSSRDIERGSQHFGGSQNFGVQAFTYSELQEATNNFDPSKELGEGGFGTVYFGKLHDGRSVAVKRLYENNYRRVEQFMNEVRILARLVHPNLVSLYGCTSRHSRELLLVYEYVSNGTVADHLHGKKAKHGKLSWHVRMNIAVETASALKYLHVSDIIHRDIKTNNILLDAHFRVKVADFGLSRLFPNDQTHVSTAPQGTPGYVDPEYHECYQLTDRSDVYSFGVVMIELISSLPAVDITRHRHEINLSNMAINRIQNRTLHEIVDPTLGFESDPKVKKMIHAMAELAFQCLQSSKDMRPSMDEVLETLKDIQSDGKHKSQPEVIDISKSADEAVLLNHDPPPLSPDSNILSNYTTPNASG
- the LOC25496819 gene encoding LEAF RUST 10 DISEASE-RESISTANCEUS RECEPTOR-LIKE PROTEIN KINASE-like 1.2 isoform X3, which produces MFLSIPIQTLFSSFLFLNTFQNMKHQMRFLQVSFHNNKHQLNIITIILFLVTTVQSINPKFEACTPQTCGKGPSIKYPFWIPFQQDSFCGYPQFEITCMNNNPILKTSNYDLLVKNISYSNSSFIASNLDVYEENCPAPMYNYSLDQTPFTYSFENSNLSFFYNCTTEPIDYPTYEIECATNATHYSFAVFHKEALEHKNYSLNECQFMVNAPLVLNTNVNFTSLLKMNYIDVLKMGSVLNWTAPDCQHCEKSGGRCGFDNYKFICFCKDKSYQKVCGDDDPWNWKRKLGIGLASGVLGAALAVITGLYFYKRRKNASYAKSYVQSHSFSSDPSSRDIERGSQHFGGSQNFGVQAFTYSELQEATNNFDPSKELGEGGFGTVYFGKLHDGRSVAVKRLYENNYRRVEQFMNEVRILARLVHPNLVSLYGCTSRHSRELLLVYEYVSNGTVADHLHGKKAKHGKLSWHVRMNIAVETASALKYLHVSDIIHRDIKTNNILLDAHFRVKVADFGLSRLFPNDQTHVSTAPQGTPGYVDPEYHECYQLTDRSDVYSFGVVMIELISSLPAVDITRHRHEINLSNMAINRIQNRTLHEIVDPTLGFESDPKVKKMIHAMAELAFQCLQSSKDMRPSMDEVLETLKDIQSDGKHKSQPEVIDISKSADEAVLLNHDPPPLSPDSNILSNYTTPNASG